One Strix uralensis isolate ZFMK-TIS-50842 chromosome 9, bStrUra1, whole genome shotgun sequence DNA segment encodes these proteins:
- the P2RY13 gene encoding P2Y purinoceptor 13, whose amino-acid sequence MGDFANESTVSNSSGAPPSAPCHRDTTVTHLVFPVLYTLVFLLGLTLNSLAFWAFFQIPSTSTFIVYLKNILVSDFIMTLMLPLKILTDSGLGPWQLKAFVCRFSAVVFYDTMYISIVLLGLIAFDRFLKIVRPFGKFWVQNLTSAKILASLVWLFFFALSLPNMILSNKKATPQSVKKCASLKNYFGLKWHEAVNYICQFVFWTVLILMFLFYVIIARKVYESYIKTQKKDNKSEQRVKGKVFIIFTVFFLCFAPFHFSRVPYTLSQTTARMDCRLQNQLFVAKESTLWLAATNVCMDPLIYMFLCKPFVEKLLCRGVKTLRKTVHMNPKTELDTRTSATDS is encoded by the coding sequence ATGGGAGACTTTGCAAACGAGAGCACTGTCAGTAACTCCAGTGGAGCACCCCCCTCCGCACCGTGCCATCGAGACACCACGGTCACCCATCTCGTCTTCCCAGTGCTGTACACACTCGTCTTCCTTCTGGGACTCACACTGAACAGCCTGGCTTTTTGGGCTTTCTTCCAGATTCCAAGCACATCAACTTTCATTGTCTACCTGAAAAATATCTTGGTTTCTGATTTTATAATGACGCTGATGCTTCCTCTGAAAATCCTGACGGACTCTGGCCTGGGACCGTGGCAACTCAAAGCCTTTGTCTGTCGCTTCTCAGCCGTAGTATTTTATGACACCATGTATATTAGCATAGTGCTGCTCGGCCTCATTGCTTTTGACAGATTTCTCAAGATTGTGAGACCTTTTGGGAAGTTCTGGGTGCAAAACCTGACCTCAGCAAAGATCCTTGCGAGTCTGGTCTGGCTCTTCTTCTTTGCTCTCTCTCTGCCCAACATGATCCTGTCAAACAAGAAAGCAACGCCCCAATCCGTGAAGAAGTGTGCCTCATTGAAGAATTACTTCGGACTCAAATGGCACGAAGCTGTCAATTATATCTGTCAGTTCGTCTTCTGGACTGTTCTCATCCTCATGTTCCTATTTTATGTAATTATCGCCAGAAAGGTGTATGAGTCTTacataaaaacacagaagaaagacaaCAAAAGTGAACAAAGGGTCAAGGGGAAAGTATTCatcatttttactgtgtttttcttgtgCTTTGCCCCGTTCCATTTCAGCAGGGTCCCCTACACCCTGAGTCAAACCACGGCCCGGATGGACTGCCGTCTGCAGAACCAGCTCTTTGTTGCGAAAGAGAGCACGCTGTGGCTGGCTGCCACAAACGTCTGCATGGACCCCCTGATATACATGTTCTTGTGCAAACCCTTTGTGGAAAAGCTGTTATGCAGGGGAGTGAAGACACTTCGGAAGACAGTTCATATGAACCCAAAAACCGAACTGGATACACGAACGTCTGCTACCGATTCCTGA
- the P2RY12 gene encoding P2Y purinoceptor 12, with amino-acid sequence MGEETKAEALRASPGICSCLWLRNQRRARGRSVSQPGCGAAPPAPLCARGPAPECCCLLRGEELEEPPTASTSSASSPAQGTAQPLLNSHATGGEKDEMQMKAATNFSYSRNDSNCTSDNKISQVIFPLLYTILFLVGITMNGLAMWVFFKVSSKSNFIIFLKNTVISDFLMILTFPFKILSDAKLVSWVLRGFVCQVTQVVFYFTMYISILFLGLITIDRYQKAASPFRTSTPRKLLGAKILSTAIWIFMFALSLPNMILSNRKKTPENVKKCALLKSEFGLVWHEIVNYICQLIFWVNLAVVVVCYILISKELYKSYKRTRCTGKASKKTVNLKVFIIIAVFFICFVPFHFTRIPYTLSQTRDVFECSAQNTLFYLKESTLWLTSLNACLDPFIYFFLCKSFRKSLLDMLCKHTAPSVLRAQMKEQNEGDDTDETPL; translated from the exons ATGGGAG aggaaacaaaagcagaagcacTGCGAGCGTCACCTGGAATTTGCAGCTGTCTCTGGCTCAGAAACCAGCGCAGAGCCAGAGGAAGGTCTGTCTCACAGCCAGGATGCggagctgctcctccagcccccctCTGCGCCAGGGGACCTGCGCCTgaatgctgctgcctgctccgTGGTGAAGAGCTGGAGGAACCGCCAACGGCCTCCACCAGCAGCgccagctccccagcacagggaACAGCCCAGCCTCTCCTCAATTCTCACGCCACG ggaggggaaaaagacgaaatgcaaatgaaagctgCAACCAACTTCAGCTACTCTAGAAATGACAGCAACTGTACCAGTGATAACAAAATCAGCCAAgtcatttttcctttgctttatacAATTCTGTTCCTGGTGGGCATCACCATGAACGGCCTGGCAATGTGGGTCTTTTTTAAAGTATCCAGTAAATCCAATTTCATCATCTTCCTCAAGAACACTGTCATTTCTGACTTCCTCATGATCTtgacttttccatttaaaatccTTAGCGATGCAAAGTTGGTATCATGGGTACTGAGGGGATTTGTCTGCCAGGTCACTCAGGTTGTATTTTACTTCACCATGTACATTAGCATTTTGTTTCTTGGTCTAATAACTATCGATCGCTATCAGAAAGCTGCTTCGCCATTCAGAACATCAACACCGAGGAAACTTTTAGGTGCCAAGATCCTGTCCACAGCAATTTGGATATTCATGTTTGCTCTTTCATTACCCAACATGATTCTATCAAACAGGAAGAAAACGCCTGAGAACGTTAAAAAGTGTGCTCTCTTGAAATCTGAGTTTGGCTTAGTCTGGCATGAAATTGTAAACTATATTTGTCAACTTATCTTCTGGGTTAATTTAGCAGTCGTAGTTGTATGCTACATACTCATAAGTAAAGAACTGTACAAATCCTATAAAAGGACAAGATGCACAGGAAAGGCATCCAAAAAGACTGTAAATCTGAAGGTTTTCATCATTATCGCAGTGTTCTTTATCTGTTTTGTGCCGTTCCACTTTACCAGAATCCCCTACACGTTGAGCCAAACGAGAGATGTTTTCGAGTGCTCCGCCCAGAACACCTTGTTTTACCTGAAAGAGAGCACGCTGTGGCTGACATCGCTCAACGCTTGCCTCGATCCATTCATAtactttttcctttgcaaatCATTCAGAAAGTCCTTGCTAGACATGCTGTGCAAGCACACAGCACCGTCAGTACTCAGAGCACAGATGAAGGAGCAGAACGAAGGAGATGACACAGACGAGACACCGCTCTAG